A window of Candidatus Zixiibacteriota bacterium contains these coding sequences:
- a CDS encoding SpoIIE family protein phosphatase: MTEGLREENQRLKRAVEELSILNEIGLAISSTLGVEKITELIVKKCTKHIRAEQGAIWLLSEEDKITPLKTFVRIMNSTFSGVPYHFGMSLTGWMLKNQEPLLINELAKDERFKGIEKESEKIRSLLAVPLKLKNKMIGVLCLFNKKEGSDFTPDDQRLLSIIASQSAQTIENARLYEEERKLLVLEEDLRVARHIQQSLLPKIDPVVEGMEITGFSMPAKQVGGDYYDFIQIDDNHLGLAIADVSGKGTPAALLMANLQACLRGQAVINRSVKDTVANANFMLSRFMDTGKFITLFYGILDIKDKTFTYTNAGHNFPFLLHPSGDLRTLEKGGLILGISDRSKYEEETVQLTTGDLLLLYTDGITEATNEKEEMYEEERLLKLLREYQTIPAQNLSQRIVDSVVAFQGTHPQEDDITLVLLKT; the protein is encoded by the coding sequence ATGACGGAAGGGTTGAGAGAGGAAAATCAAAGGCTCAAGCGAGCTGTTGAGGAGTTATCTATTCTCAACGAGATAGGTCTGGCAATCAGCTCGACCCTGGGCGTGGAAAAGATAACTGAGCTGATCGTGAAGAAGTGCACCAAACACATCCGGGCAGAACAGGGTGCCATCTGGCTTCTGAGCGAGGAGGACAAGATCACCCCGTTGAAAACCTTTGTCAGAATAATGAATTCCACCTTCAGCGGTGTCCCTTATCATTTCGGGATGAGCCTTACCGGCTGGATGCTCAAAAACCAGGAGCCGCTTCTGATCAACGAGCTGGCAAAAGACGAAAGATTTAAGGGAATTGAAAAGGAGTCAGAAAAAATCAGATCCCTTTTAGCGGTTCCATTAAAACTGAAAAACAAGATGATAGGGGTTCTGTGTCTTTTTAATAAAAAGGAAGGCTCTGACTTTACTCCGGACGATCAGAGACTTTTATCCATTATTGCCAGTCAGTCAGCCCAGACCATAGAGAATGCCAGGCTTTACGAAGAAGAGCGAAAGCTTCTGGTTTTAGAGGAGGATCTGAGAGTTGCCCGCCACATTCAGCAATCTCTGCTGCCCAAAATTGACCCGGTAGTTGAAGGAATGGAAATTACAGGTTTTTCCATGCCGGCAAAACAGGTCGGAGGCGACTACTATGATTTCATTCAAATCGATGATAACCATCTTGGCCTGGCTATAGCTGATGTTTCTGGCAAAGGAACTCCTGCGGCTTTGTTAATGGCAAATCTGCAAGCCTGCTTAAGAGGGCAGGCTGTGATAAACCGCAGTGTAAAGGATACCGTGGCTAACGCAAATTTTATGCTTTCCAGATTTATGGACACTGGTAAATTTATTACTCTTTTTTATGGCATCTTAGACATCAAAGACAAAACTTTCACTTACACCAACGCCGGGCATAACTTTCCCTTCCTTTTACACCCCAGCGGAGACTTAAGAACGCTGGAGAAAGGGGGACTGATTCTGGGGATTTCCGATAGGTCAAAATATGAAGAGGAAACCGTTCAGTTGACGACGGGCGATTTACTGCTATTGTATACAGATGGAATAACAGAGGCAACTAACGAGAAAGAAGAGATGTACGAAGAAGAAAGGCTATTAAAACTTCTTAGAGAATATCAAACCATCCCGGCTCAAAACCTTTCTCAGAGAATTGTCGATTCAGTCGTTGCCTTCCAGGGCACTCATCCCCAGGAGGATGATATCACCCTGGTTTTATTGAAAACCTGA
- a CDS encoding dockerin type I repeat-containing protein: MPLHCNKENKAGLFEVFYKIFLFLLVLSLTFLSVSRAQVSTVPVGLTFSTANYTQCNTLLIQIQVATDKAFTNIVDQSNWTACQSNTNFNYSAHLPPLQGNFYWRGRHQNACTGEISAWSSPFRFYLLLDPSKLVPGDVNGDGFLTLVDLIDLVQYFFAGGPPPTPPQVGDVNCDGKCAVGDLIYLINYLWKFGPPPCRPYYKTLSLENPQLSSQQQAK; encoded by the coding sequence ATGCCTCTGCACTGCAACAAAGAAAATAAAGCTGGTCTTTTTGAAGTATTCTATAAGATTTTCCTTTTTCTTCTTGTATTGAGTCTTACATTTTTATCTGTTTCACGGGCACAGGTCTCTACTGTCCCGGTGGGCTTAACCTTTAGCACTGCCAATTACACCCAGTGCAACACCCTTTTGATCCAGATCCAGGTAGCAACTGATAAAGCCTTCACAAACATTGTAGATCAGAGTAACTGGACCGCGTGTCAATCGAACACAAATTTCAACTACTCAGCACATCTCCCTCCGCTCCAGGGAAATTTTTACTGGAGAGGAAGGCACCAGAACGCCTGCACAGGGGAGATATCGGCCTGGTCTTCTCCTTTCAGATTTTATCTTTTACTTGACCCGAGCAAACTTGTTCCCGGGGATGTCAATGGCGATGGCTTCCTCACCCTCGTGGATTTAATCGATCTGGTCCAGTATTTTTTCGCAGGAGGACCCCCGCCTACCCCTCCTCAGGTTGGAGACGTTAATTGTGATGGCAAATGCGCCGTGGGCGATCTGATCTATTTGATTAACTACCTGTGGAAGTTCGGGCCTCCTCCCTGCAGACCTTATTATAAAACTTTAAGCCTGGAAAATCCCCAACTTTCAAGTCAGCAACAAGCTAAGTAG